The DNA segment TCCTCTAAGGCTGAAATGGCTATGTCCTCATCATGAGCTACAATAATGAATGCATCATCTTCTCCAATGTTTAGGAAATCGTTTACCTTATCCACTTCTTCTTTGGTTATTCCATAAGCTGGAAGTTCATCTGAGTGGAAAATTCCGGAAACGCCACGTTTTTTAGCATAGCTTGCTATTTCAGTACCGAATCTTCTACCTGGCTGTACTTCAAGACCAATTAAACCGTTGAAACCTTTCAAGACTACAGCCTTAATTGTTTCAGCAGATTTCAAAATTTTGGATTGGGTATCTTCGAATAATTCATCCAAGGTGTGGATCTCTTCTAAAACTTCTGCGTTTCTTTTTTCAAGTTCTTCTTTGATGTCAATCAAAACAAGTTGCCTTTGAACTTCACGCTCCACAATCTCGCTCATCAAATCCAAGTCCTGAACACCTTTTATTTCTACACGTGCGCCCTTTGCAATGGAAATGTTCAAGTCTTGTCTGATTGTTCCAAGACCTCTTTTTACATTAGTACTTCTTAAAATTTGACCGAGCATGTATGCAACTTCACGGACCTGTTTTGGGTCATGCATTGAAGGGTCTGTTGTAATTTCTGCAAGTGGAATTCCCAATCTGTCCAATCTGAATTCGGTAAATCCATCTTGGGTTTCAATTCTTCTTGCGGCATCCTCTTCAAGACCCAAACTTTCAATAATGACTCTTCCATATGGAGTATCTAGGTAACCGTCAGTTGCAACCATACCTGTTCTTTGAAATCCTCCAGTGTTACTTCCATCAATAACCTGTTTTCTCATTGTATGGAATTCATCAACAATGTGCATGTTCATCAAGCAGGCTATTGTAATGCAGATATCTAGAGCTTCTTCGTTTAAGCTGTGTGGTGGTTCATCATCGTTTTCAACAAGACAGGTGTGTTTTTCAAAGTTTTCATATTTGAAATTAAGTCCTCTTAAGGATTCCTGCAATGCGGCTCTGTCGATTTCCCCAAGCTCAGATTGGGTTGGTCTTAGTTTTCTTTGAACTAATTCAGTATAATCATCATCAACAAGTTCTGTTTTACATGGGCAGAATAATTTGTGCTCACTATTTAATTGTTGGTGAATTTCAAGGCCCATCTTTAATCCTAATTCATTGTAATCCATATTAGCACCACCTTAGTTTAAGAAATCCTTAATTGAGGATTTTTCTCCAAATTCACCTGCAATATTCTTTTGCATAATTTCATTCACTTCTTCGCGTTCATCGCTTTGACCCAATGCCCAGCATAGTTTGACATATGCAGTTTCAGGAGTCATGTCAAGACCGGAAATCACTCCAGCATCAATAATGTTACGTCCGGTTGAGTAAACATTCATATTAACTCTTCCATAAAGGCACTGTGATGTCATAACGACTGGAATATTTTCATCTCTTGCTCTTTTAAATGAGTCGATAAGGTCATTTG comes from the Methanobrevibacter sp. genome and includes:
- the gatE gene encoding Glu-tRNA(Gln) amidotransferase subunit GatE translates to MDYNELGLKMGLEIHQQLNSEHKLFCPCKTELVDDDYTELVQRKLRPTQSELGEIDRAALQESLRGLNFKYENFEKHTCLVENDDEPPHSLNEEALDICITIACLMNMHIVDEFHTMRKQVIDGSNTGGFQRTGMVATDGYLDTPYGRVIIESLGLEEDAARRIETQDGFTEFRLDRLGIPLAEITTDPSMHDPKQVREVAYMLGQILRSTNVKRGLGTIRQDLNISIAKGARVEIKGVQDLDLMSEIVEREVQRQLVLIDIKEELEKRNAEVLEEIHTLDELFEDTQSKILKSAETIKAVVLKGFNGLIGLEVQPGRRFGTEIASYAKKRGVSGIFHSDELPAYGITKEEVDKVNDFLNIGEDDAFIIVAHDEDIAISALEEVKRRANLGLEGVVEETRKALDDGNTEYMRPLPTANRMYLETDIPLFKITSDRVKPIANNLPELPDVKQARIIEEYKLSEDLATQLVKRQEADMFEDILKEVDVDATPVASLLAYDLREIKREGHDVNVLTLDRFKGIFTLLAEGKIAKDSVRKLAVETIKTPDVEIAEIAEKNNLTMLSQDDVAKIIAEIVANNEGMVKERQMGAMGPLMGMCMKQLKGKADGGMVNKIVREEIQKLI